The genomic DNA TTTCAACAAAAGCGGCGGCTTCGACATTTCGAAAATCTTCTGCAGGCTTTTTATTTTCTTCCGATAATGATTTAACATTTTCTAATTTATATATATCACGACCATTTTCATTATATCCGACATAATACAAAGATGAGCCTTCGTTCAATTGAGCTGATTCAAATGCACCCGTAGAAACTCGCGTCAATTGATCTAGTTGTTTATTATTTTTATAATAACGATATATCTGATAACGTCCGCTCTTTTCAGAACTAAACAAAATCACATCGCCATTTTCACTATATGATGGATACATATCAATACTGCGATCATCTGTAATCATCGTCCATCGCAGCGTTTTTAAATCTAACTCTTCTATATTCCAGCCTTTATCTTTTCTAAAAACTGCTGCAACAATATAATCACCCGATGGTGAGCATTTTAATTGCGTAACAATATCCGTATCATTGCCCTTCCATAAATGTTTTATTATTTCACCTCGCTTATTTAGCAACACAAGCTGGCTTTTTGCTTTATCCAGTTTAACTGCAACAATTGATTCTCCGTCAGCCGACCAACTGGCTGAACGATACCTACCACATTGCGTTATTCGCTTAAGTTCATCGCTACCATTTTCAACAATGTAAATATCACTATTTATATTGTATTCATCACAGTATTCATTTTGCGTTATTAATGTTCCTGACACTGGATGATTGTCTAATTTGGCATCACGATGAACATCTGTAATTGATATGGCATCACTATCAGTCAAACGTTTTAACTCTGCATGCTCAAATGCCCCTGCAGAAATATAAAATATATTCTCTTTATTGCTAACATCAACAGGCCCAGTGTTATATCCTGTAAAAGTCAGCTGAGAACCCTCAACCAGCCCTTTGTTTTTATACTCTTCAATTTCTGGTAAATAACGTTCATTTAACCATATAGAAAAATCATGCCACAGTTGATCAATGTTTTTATTAAATACCTGCTCTGAATTGCTATTAATCATAAACGGGATGATATTATCGCTGTAATTTTCTATTAAATTATCGATTCCCTGACGCCCATAAGTCTGTTCTACATATTGATAAAAATGCACTCCATATAAATAGGAACTTGTCCCCATAGGCCAGCTACGAATCGGTAAATTAATCTGACTTGCCGGTTTAACTCCATTTTCAACCTCAATGCGCATCATCATTTTGAACAAACTACTCTGCCCCCTCCCTATGCCTTTTAAAACATCAGTTTCATGATATGTAGCCAGCCCTTCTATAAACCAGCCCGGTTGATACATATTTGGGAACAACAAGAATTGACGTCCAAAAATATTACGTAAATATTCTGCACCACCATCTGTTTTATCCAAATGTAATATATGTGTATATTCATGCGTTATCAGCGTTTCCAACCAGTCATCAAAGTCTTCCAGGCTAGTTGCTGACTCAGGCGGCGCTAAAAAAAGCACGCTTCGATTAAAATGAATCGGAGTCGCGAAACCATTTGCAGAGTCAGTTTCATCACTTATAACAATGTGTGTTCTTTCATCAGGCTGCCAGTTAATGACGGGGTGAAGTTTTGCGTGAGCTTGCTCAGCAGAATTAACAGTTTTTTGTGCAAGGCCTTCATAACCTTCAGCATAATGAATATTGAAATTTGGAGAACTTAATGTTTTCCAATTAAGGCGCGGGTCAACCGCATGTGCAGTTGAAGCAAATAGAACTATAAAAAATAGACTAATAATTTTTATAATTAACGGCTTCCTTAAAATCTTTTCAGGCCTATCCAGATAAAAACACTGCCAATTCCAGCAGACAACCAACTCATAACAGGAACATGCAATACCTGATACTCTATATTAACCGTTTGTCCTGATAAAATTGTCGCCATTATTAAACCTGACACCCCTATTAATACATAGGATAATTTTTTATGGTTACTTTCAATATTTTTATTTAACTCTCTAAATGCTTCAGCCTGTTGTTGATGGTTTTCACCTTCAGCTATTTTCTTTACTGCATCAAATAACAACTCTGGCATATCAGGCATTTTTTCAGCAATGTAAGGCAGATTCTTTTTAAATCCTTTCAATAACGACTTTACTCCTACCTGTTCATTCATCCACTTTTCTAAAAATGGTTTTGCCGTTTGCCATAGATCAAGATCAGGGTATATCTGCCGGCCCAGACCTTCTATGTTTAATAATGTTTTCTGCAACAATACAAGCTGTGGCTGAACCTCCATATTAAAACGACGTGCAGTCTGAAATAACCTTAATAATAACTGACCAAATGAAATATCTTTTAATGGTTTTTCAAATATAGGTTCACAGACACTACGTATTGCAGACTCGAACTCATCCACTCTTGTGCCTGCAGGCACCCATCCAGAATCAACATGGAGTTGCGCAACGCGATTATAATCGCGTTTAAAAAATGCAAGAAAATTTTCAGCTAGATAACGCTGATCTTTCGGACTAAGTGTTCCAACAATACCGAAATCAACCGCAATGTACTCTGGATTACCCAGATCAGACATATCAACAAACAGATTGCCCGGATGCATATCAGCATGAAAAAAATTATGACTAAAAACCTGTGTAAAGAATATTTCAACACCCAGTTCTGACAACCGCTGCATATTGACACCCGCAGCTTTCATTTTTTCAATGTTTGCCATCGGCTCGCCATGAATACGCTCCATAACCATGACATTGCGACGCGTATAATCCCAGTAAACTTCAGGAATATACAGTTGCTTACTATTTTCAAAATTCCTTCTAAGCTGGCTTGCATTAGCCGCTTCGCGCATCAGATCTAATTCATCAAGAATCGTTTTTTCATATTCCTGCACAATCTCAATCGCACGCAAACGTCTGGCATCTTTTGAATATCGTTCAGCCAGTTTGGCAATTATAAACAGTAACGCGATATCCCGTTTTATAACCGGCTGAATATTTGGGCGTAAAACTTTAACGACGATTTCTTTTCCGTCTTTTAATTTTGCAGTATGTACCTGTGCTATTGAAGCAGATGCGAGTGGTGTTGTATTAAATTCATCAAAATATTCGTCAATACTCGTACCATATGCTTTTTCTATTAGTTGCTGCGCCAAATCACCGTCAAATGGCGGTACTCTATCCTGCAGAGCAGTTAATTCTTCTGCAATATCCTCTGGTAACAAATCTTTTCGTGTGGAGAGCATTTGTCCAAATTTAATAAATATCGGCCCTAAATCTTCAAGCGCCTCTCTTATTCTCTGCCCTCTTGGTGCACGATTTCTTGCTATCCAGTTCCAGGGCATTAAATATATTAAAAACCTGAACGGGCGAAACAAATGTATTTCAAAAATAATATCATCGAGTCCATGCTTAGCCAGAACATAGTTAATATACAATAATCGCAATAATTGCCTTACTTGTAACATTTTATAACCCTGTTTTCACACTAGATATAGTATTTTTTTAATGGTAATTCTTATCATTTTTTTAATAACTTTATTCGCATCGCTAATCTGTCTGTTGCTTCACGCAAATCATCCACCTGTTTAATAAATTTTCTCAATTCAGCACTAGATGGACTTAAATGTATTTCTTCCTGAAGATATTCTCCCGCATCCATAAATACTGAGTTTGTACTGCGTTTAAACCACTGGTTAATACCATGAGATACGGTACCAATTTTATGTGCCGCGATATCTCCAATATTCTGGGCCAGTATTTCTTCCCAGTCGATATCAAGTTGAGATAATAAACGATTAAACTGATTAGCTAATGAGGTATCACCGGTAATCGTTATTTCACCCGTGAATAAAAGATCTTTCGGGTCTTTTGCTAAGCCCATTTTAGCAAGTGCTATGGGTGTGCCAGAAATAGTTGCATCTGCTTCACCATCAAAATCAGCAAGAATCATAAAATCATCTGCAGATGGGAAAAGACTCAGTGTTTTATTAAGGTCTTTAATTTCTATAGCTATGATTTTTCCTTCAAGTGAGGAAAAACGTGATAACGCATCAGGATCGAGCGACAGGTAACGATTTAGGGCTGTTTCTATTGCTGCGGTAAGTGCCTGATCTAAATCCATTGAAGATTAAACCTAGACTTTATAACCTTTATGCAGGGCAACAATTCCACCGCTAAGATTATGATATTTAACTTTATTAAACCCGGCTTCTTCCATCATGCCCTTTAAAGTTTCCTGACCTGGATGCATGCGAATTGATTCTGCCAGATACTGATAACTATCTTCATCTTTCGCAATATACTTACCCATTAATGGCAACAATTTAAATGAATAAGCATCATAAACGGGTGCCAGTCCCGGTGCGACCGGTTTAGAAAATTCCAGCACAAGCAAACGACCGCCCGGCTTTAATATACGTAACATTGAACGCAGTGCTTTATCTTTGTCAGTTACATTACGTAAACCAAAGGCAATCGTAATGCAGTCAAAGGTATCATCTGCAAATGGAAGGCATTCGGCATTGGCCTGAACATATTCAATATTACCTGCAACACCATTATCAATTAAGCGCTCACGACCACGTCGTAACATTGAACCGTTTATATCGGAAAGCACAACCTGACCAGATGGGCCGACCATTGAAGTCATTTTTAATGCCAGGTCTCCGGTACCGCCCGCCAGATCTAAAACTTTCTGCCCAGCCTTAAGTCCTGTCTGACTCAATGTAAAACGCTTCCATAAACGATGCACACCAAAAGACATGACATCATTCATAATGTCATAGTTATCTGCAACAGAGTGAAATACATCAGCTACGCGTTTTGCTTTTTCGCCAATGGGTACCTGCTGGTATCCAAAATGTGTTTTTTCGTCACTCATGTTGCTTCTCTTAATATTCAGATGAACATATCTGTTCGAATTGGGTTGAATCGTTACAACTAATTCAATTCCGCATGTTTATGGCCTGCATCTTTTAATCGCTGCAGATAGTTTGTCCACTTCGCATCATAGTTAATACCAAGATCGTATAAGTATGACCAGGTATAAAGACCACTATCATGACTATCATCAAAAACCAGTTTAACAGCATATACACCAACGGGTTCAATTCCCGTTATGTTGACATCTGATTTACCGACTTGCAGCGTTTCTTCACCCGGCCCATGCCCGCGTACTTCAGCTGATGGCGAGTGAACACGTAAAAACTCTGTACTGTATTTGAACTGACTGCCATCATCAAAATCAATTTCCAGAACACGTGATTTCTGATGCAGGTTTATATTAGTCGGCCTTGGATCTGCCATATTTAATCTCCGAAAGAATTTGTATCCTGGGGGAAGGAGGATGTATTTTACATGAAATGATTAAAAACTTTATAGATCTTATGGGGTGGACAATAAAGCATGGCCACCCCAGTCTATTTTCTGAAACCCGGTTTATAGAATATAGCGGCTCAGGTCTTCATCCTGCACCAGTTCGCCCAGATTGCTCTCTACAAAATCAGCATCAACACTAAGCGCCTTACCTGAACTATCAGCTGCTTCAAATGATACTTCTTCTAATAATCGTTCCATAACCGTATGTAAACGACGTGCACCAATATTTTCTGTGCGCTCATTTACATCATGTGCAACTTTAGCAATTTGCTCAATACCTGAATCGACGAAATCTAACTCATAACCTTCTGTTCCTAACAGGGCTTTATATTGCTCGGTTAAGGAAGCATCCGGCTCAGTTAAGATGCGCTTAAAATCAGCTGTAGTCAGTGCTTTAAGCTCTACTCGTATCGGTAAACGCCCCTGTAATTCAGGAATTAAATCAGATGGTTTAGCCAGATGAAATGCACCAGAAGAAATAAATAACATGTGATCGGTTTTCACCATGCCATATTTAGTGCTGACCGTGCAGCCCTCAACCAATGGCAGTAAATCACGCTGCACACCTTCTCTTGATACATCAGCACCTGATGTTTCACCTTTTTTACACACCTTGTCTATCTCATCAATAAAAACGATACCGTTCTGCTCTGCATTCTGTACCGCATTCAGTTTAAGCTCATCTTCATTCACCATTTTACCGGCTTCTTCTTCAACCAGAATCTTACGCGCATCTTCAATACGTAATTTACGTTGCTTGGTTTTATCATTACCCATATTCTGGAACATGCCCTGCAACTGGTTTGTCATTTCTTCCATGCCCGGTGGAGCCATTATTTCTACACCCACCTGCTCGGCTTTGACTTCAATTTCAATTTCCTTATCGTCTAAATCTCCCCGACGTAATTTTTCACGAAATTTTGAACGTGTATTGCTCTCAGTCACTTCCGGCTCACCAAATTCATTTCTGGCAGGTGGTAACAGAGCATCTAAAATACGATCTTCTGCTGATGATTCTGCTCTATGCCGTACTTTTTCTATTTCTGTCTCACGCGTCATTTTTACCGACATATCAACAAGATCGCGTATGATACTATCAACTTCACGACCAACATAACCAACTTCAGTGAATTTGGTTGCTTCTACCTTTATAAAGGGGGCATTCGCGAGTTTAGCCAGACGACGCGCAATTTCAGTTTTACCCACACCGGTTGGACCAATCATTAAAATATTTTTTGGCGTAATTTCATTTCGCAGGTCTTCTCTAACCTGCTGACGACGCCAGCGATTTCGCAGCGCAATGGCCACTGCTCGCTTAGCATCATCCTGACCGACAATGTGTTTATCTAACTCTTGTACAATTTCTCTGGGTGTCATTTCAGACATAATTTAAACCTGATAGTTTTGGTACCCCGATCGCGATTTGAAGCTTGCTCCTACAGCGCCTGTAGAAGCAGAGCTTAATCATTCATCGGGATATAATAATTAATATTTAATTTCTTCTAACGTTAAATTCTGATTTGTGTAAATGCAGATATCACCCGCTATATTCAAACTCTTCTCAACCACTTCTCGGGCTGACAGGTCTGTATTATCAAACAATGCTCTCGCAGCTGACTGTGCATATGAGCCGCCTGAACCTATTGCCAACAGATCATCCTGTGTATCAATAACATCACCCGTGCCAGAAATAATCAGAGACGCTTCTTCATTAGCCACAATCATCATAGCTTCCAGCTTGCGTAACATTCTATCTGTTCGCCAGTCCTTAGCCATTTCTACAGCCGAACGAACCAGCTGGCCATTATGTTTTTCAAGCTGCCCCTCAAATCGTTCAAACAGGGTAAATGCATCTGCCGTAGCACCTGCAAAACCAACCAGAACTTTATCATTATATAAGCGGCGTACTTTTACTGCATTTGGTTTCATAACGGTATTACCCAGGCTTACCTGGCCATCGCCACCAATTACAACTTCATTATTTCTGCGCACCGAGAGTATCGTGGTGCCATGTAGTGTGGTTTGCAAAACAAACTCCCATCTTGGTCAATGCAAGAAGTTTAAGATGAGGTTTAAGATGGGATTTTCAAGGGGGACAGATAAAATAAACAGGTTGATGTTTACGCTTTAACGGACGTTTTCAGGTTTGTAAACTGGTAAAGGTAAATGCTGTTCAGATACATATCCATCGGGGAAAGAGCATCTTTCCCCGATGGAGAAAAACCTAAACAGTGCTTACTCCAAATCAGTCGGATCATTAAACAATGGTGTAAGCGAAATACTACCTTGAGACTCCTGTGGATACATTGGGTCACTCTTATCACCAGGATCCAGATTCGACGCTGTATCAGGAGGGGGAAATAAAACCAGAGACTGCAAATAACTCACAATCGCTCGCTGAGATGCCCCCCACAAATAGGCATATTTTTTTCTTGAACTCGCCGCTTCCCCACCATGGCGCAAAATAACTTCATGAAGATTTATACTGCGCCCATCATGACCATACGGTGCGGTTGTACCAACACCCCACAGAGGCTCAGTCATAAACTCTTTCTGGTAACTTCCATCAAAATTGCGCTCCCAGAATTTTGACCCCAGATCATGCCGTTTAAAATCTGCATATACATTTTTAACAATAAATGAATTTAATTTTGGCTGCTTTAATGCCGGATAACCTGAACCGTCATCAATTTCATCAAACTTCGCCTCAGCTGTTGCATATAAATGATTAAAGCCGCCATTTTCCCTGTCATATGCGGTTTCAACATCTGCAACACGCCGATCTTTATTTATTACCAGATCTGTTTTATGGCAGGTGGTGCAACCTATTTTTTCCATCAGGTATTTGCCTTTGCGTGTGGCCCGGTTACTTTTGTACTGTGCTGGCTTGAAATAATTTAATAGATAAAATTCCATATAATCCAGTAACTCTGGAGGCATTTCATTTGAAATGCCATCACTGTCCCCATCCGCAAAACTATCACTAACCGGTGGCATAGAAACAGCATCTTTATTTCCCGCTAAAGACAGACCCGATGGCGTTATCACGTTATTACCAGCAAAGGCTAACTGGTGATCAGGGTCATGTGACTGCAGACCCATTTCAGCATTAAAAGCCCCCATAGAAAAACTTCGAATTGAAAAATCACTGCCTTCTGCAAAAAAGGGCTTAACCCTGAGATCATCATCTATACCTTTAAGATGACTATTATCAACACTGCCATCAGGATGAGCAGTAATCGAACCATACTGAATACCCTTACTCTTCAAATAAACGGTTTTATTGCTATTTGTTGACTGAGCCGTTTCAATTGCACTATCACGTACTGCCCTTAAGTCAGCGGTTATCTCATCCGCCAGCATTTCAATTAAACCCAGCCCAAATAGATGCGGCGCATCACGGCTATCAGGCCGCGTAAACACATCACCACCATCACCCGCACCACCTCTTGGCCTCGCATGGCAGGCAGCACAACTATCAGCCAGTCCGGCACCTAATGCCCCATTCGTATTGAGGTCACCTTCTCCATCATTCACACGGGGACCAAAACCCTGTTTAATCTGAAATTTTCGTTGAAAGAGCTGCCGGCCACGAACAATGGCTCGGAATGGATCTCGATTGATAAGATAAATAGAAGAGTCAGGCGTATTAATATCACCCCGCCCCATTCCAATTTGTTCAGTTAATGATTTTTTAATTCCCGCATTAACCGTATTGGGAGCCTGTGTTATATCATTCAATTCAGCAACCGCTGTATTTGTAATAATTATCAGGCCAATCAGACACCTTCTTAAAGGCATTATTCTCGGGGTTAACCCCTTATTTTTATAACCGTTGCCGTTATTTAGCATTTTTATCACCTTTTTTTCAAGCCATCACATGATGTTAAAATCATGCTATACCTGTAAAAAAAGCCTTACATCTGGATAGACGTACACAAATCACAATTAAAACAATATACCTTAGTATATTTTCTATAATACTTCGGTCTATATCTTCAAACTATCAGACTGTAACATTATGATAAATAACTATTAATCAACTAAAACATTTTAATATTATTAAATTTACTAATAATTCTTTTATAAAGACAGCTATTTCTTCTTTTGCGCTCGCGGATGGGCCGCATCGTAAGTTTTAGCCAGTTGCTGAAAATCAAGATGGGTGTAAATTTGAGTGGTTTTTAAATGCGCATGCCCGAGCAATTCCTGCACGGCACGTAAGTCCTGTGAAGACTCTAACATATGAGATGCGAATGAATGACGCATTAAATGCGGGTAAACTCGCTGACTTATATCCTTCTCCTGACACAATTTCTGGATACGCGCACGGATACTGGATGCACTCAAACGTGTGCCCCGCCTACTAATAAACAAGGCCTTTTCATCTGACTTTATATACATTTCACGACATTTCAGCCATTTTTTTAACATTATACCTGCATTTTTCCCGAAATGACACAGGCGCTCTTTACCCCCTTTACCTGATACTTTTAACTGATTCACCTGCCAGTTAACATCCGAAACATTCAGACCTATTAACTCGGACAAACGCAAACCACCCGCATAAAGCAACTCAAGCACTGCATAATCACGCACCATCAGCGGATTGTCTTTTAAAACCTGATCATCGGGAGCAAGTAACATGTGCTCGATTTCCTGCGGATGCATCACATCCGGCAGTTTTTTTTCTGACTTTGGCGCCATAACATGTGAAGCAGGATTATTACGAATACGTTTATTCGTTAATAAATATCGAAATAAACGCCTTAATGCACTCAACAACCGTTGAATACTTTTCCCACCCAGGCCCTGCCGGTGAACCTGACTTACAAACTGACGAATATGATGCTCATCAATTGCCTCCCAGTCGGCAACAGACTGAGCCTTAAGAAAAACCATAAATCGGCTTATATCTCGACGATAGTTTTTAACTGTATGGTGGGAAAACTGCTTTTCTGATTCCAGAAACTGATAGAAAAGCATTAAATCATTTTGAAATAGGCTGGATTGCTTTGACATTCAATCTAATCCGTTTAACGTACTGCGACCTTAACGCGCCTTTAATAGATCATGATATTTAAGTAAAACACCATGATAAATTTCTTAATTCGTTACAGCCTTCAATAACTGTGAGCGCATAGCAGCACCAATAAGATCAGACAAACTACTCAGAAAATCTGTGCCCATGCCCGCGTGATAACGCTGCTCATCACAACTACCTAGAATGATAAGACCCTGAATACCGGGTACCGATACAGGAATGAGTGCTGCAGATGCAACATCATCGGCATCATCAAAAAACAAACTGGCAATCTCTTCCTGAGTAAAGTGACCACACTGAATCCTGTTTTTTTCTATCAGAACCGAAAATGCCTGTAATACCTCGTCACCACTGTCAACATAGGTATGACCCTCATCACCACCCGACGCTATATCTTCACTGTGCAGTCGAAAATAAACAAAATCTGTTCCCAGCTTATGACGAAGCTCATCATCAACGACACCCAGGATATCATCCAGGCTGTCCGCATCAAATAAGTTCACCGCTAAACGGTGCAAACTAACATGTAACCGCTGGTTATCATGAACTGCATCCACCATATCGCGTAATTTCTCTTCAAAATGCTGGTTTTTTTCACGCAATACAGAAACCTGGCGCTCAACCAGAGACACTGCAACACCGGATTCATGAGGAATTTCAAGATCACTTAACAACGGAGAATGCTGCAGGAAAAAGTCTGGATTCTCCATTAGATAGTCCACCACCTGTTGCTCTTCCGGCAGCTCAAGTTCTTCCGTTTTTTCCGCCTGATTATTTAACTGATTTGTCACAGTGATATCTTTCCTTCAAACACATGGGTTGCGGGCCCGGTCATATATAATGGTTCATTCTTTCCAGCCCAGCGTATAACAAGCTCGCCTCCGGGTAAACTGACTTTTACGCTTTCAGCCAATTTACCCTGAAGCCTGCCCGCCGCCACTGCTGCACAGGCCCCCGTACCACAGGCCAATGTTTCAGCCGCTCCACGCTCATACACCCTGAGCCGAATAGAATTAGACGATACCACCTGCATGAAACCCACATTAACTCTCTTCGGAAATCGGGGGTGATTCTCAATTTCAGACCCCAGCGCTTCCACGGGGGCATCATCCACACTTTCAACCTCAAGCACTGCATGGGGGTTACCCATTGATACTGCAGCAATACTCAGGCAACCGGCACTGGTTTGTAAATCATATTCTGCTGCCTGAATATCAGAAATAAATGGCAGACTCTCGGGCTCAAAACCGGGCACGCCCATATTGACAGTGATTTCTCCATTTGATTCCAGCACAAGCACAATCAGGCCACTGCTGGTTTCAACAGGAATTTCTCTATTTACCGTCAGACCTTTATCGATTACAAATTTTGCAAAACACCTTGCGCCATTTCCACACTGCTCTACTTCACCCCCATCCGCATTAAATATTCGATAGCGAAATTCGGCCTGTGCAGCTTGAGGCTTTTCCACCAGCAAAAGCTGATCGCAACCCACACCGAATCGTCGATCTGCAATAAAGCGAATCTGCTCAGATGTCAGGTTTACATCCTGATTTATGCCATCAATAACAACAAAATCGTTACCAAGACCATGCATTTTAGTGAACTGTATATCCATCACGGAAGCATATCACGCCTGATTGATAAATCGACCATCACAACTGCTTTTAGCATTAAACGATTATTTCGTACGCTTGCTACGTTCGGGAATGGATCTCTTTTTTGAGCTCCGTCCCCTGTGATAATTCCGATCTGATTGCCAGAGCAATGAACCGTAAACTTTTAGCTATTTGCCAAACCCCGACAAACGGCAACGACAATCTTTGACATTAATCCTGTTTAGTATCATATTGTCATACAGTGTCATGACACGGAGCTCACCTGTATGAGTAACACACCCAAAAAACCCAGTTGCGAAACCCTGATCAGTTTATTTCCTGATCCGTTTGTGATTATTGACCGACAATTTCAAATTGTCGCTGCCAATCAAAAATATCGGGATCATTATAAGCAGGAAGATATCGTCGGCAAACATTGTTACGAAGTA from endosymbiont of Galathealinum brachiosum includes the following:
- a CDS encoding diaminopimelate epimerase — its product is MDIQFTKMHGLGNDFVVIDGINQDVNLTSEQIRFIADRRFGVGCDQLLLVEKPQAAQAEFRYRIFNADGGEVEQCGNGARCFAKFVIDKGLTVNREIPVETSSGLIVLVLESNGEITVNMGVPGFEPESLPFISDIQAAEYDLQTSAGCLSIAAVSMGNPHAVLEVESVDDAPVEALGSEIENHPRFPKRVNVGFMQVVSSNSIRLRVYERGAAETLACGTGACAAVAAGRLQGKLAESVKVSLPGGELVIRWAGKNEPLYMTGPATHVFEGKISL